The DNA window ACACCTGGGCAGACGTCTTAAACCGCGCAAACTTAGGGTTTGAGGTTATGCACGAACGGAACGCGCACAACTTCCCCTTAGACTTAGCGGCAGGTGAAGCGACTCCCGTAGCGATGCAAGCGCCTGAAATCAACGGCTAATTTTCAATAGATAGCTAAATAAGATTAACTCTCTCCTTCGGGAGGGAGTTTTTTTGTATAAAGTTGTCTATGAAACCTTATTCAAGTGACTTTCGGAAAACATTCTTGAAATGCTTGAAATTGGAGGAGTAATTTTACTATTCTATATTTTGATGAAGCTGGGTAATCGCCCTGCTAATCTCACTCTCTTGCACACAACGAACAAATAAAGATAAATCCAGGTTTGGCAGAA is part of the Cyanobacteria bacterium GSL.Bin1 genome and encodes:
- a CDS encoding photosystem II q(b) protein — translated: TWADVLNRANLGFEVMHERNAHNFPLDLAAGEATPVAMQAPEING